A single window of Candidatus Dormiibacterota bacterium DNA harbors:
- a CDS encoding CoA transferase subunit A yields the protein MDKVVATCAQAIADIPDGATLAVGGFGLNGIPHNLISALLEHGATDLVTVSNNCGVDGWGLGVLLDRKRICRTTGSYVGENREFERQYLSGELEVELVPQGTLAERLRAGGCGIPAFYTPAGVGTPVADGGLPWRYAPDGSVAVASPPKEVRRFGDREYVLEYGIVCDFALVRATVGDRQGNLVFAKATRNFNPLCAMAGRITIAEVEELVEPGAIVPEDVHLPGIFVQRVVPVGAEGKRIERVTTRKAVS from the coding sequence GTCGTCGCCACCTGCGCGCAAGCCATCGCGGACATACCGGACGGGGCTACGCTCGCGGTCGGCGGTTTCGGGCTCAACGGCATACCGCACAACCTCATCTCCGCGCTGCTCGAGCACGGTGCGACCGATCTCGTCACCGTCAGCAACAACTGCGGCGTCGACGGTTGGGGACTCGGCGTCTTACTCGATCGCAAGCGCATTTGCAGAACCACCGGCTCGTACGTCGGAGAGAATCGCGAGTTCGAGCGCCAGTACCTAAGCGGCGAGCTCGAAGTCGAGCTCGTTCCGCAGGGAACGCTCGCCGAGCGGTTGCGGGCCGGCGGGTGCGGCATTCCCGCATTCTACACGCCCGCCGGCGTCGGTACGCCGGTCGCCGACGGCGGCCTGCCATGGCGTTACGCTCCCGACGGAAGCGTCGCGGTCGCATCGCCGCCCAAAGAGGTGCGCCGTTTCGGCGATCGCGAGTACGTGCTCGAGTACGGAATCGTTTGCGACTTCGCGCTCGTGCGCGCTACCGTCGGCGATCGGCAAGGCAACCTCGTCTTCGCAAAGGCGACGAGAAACTTCAACCCGCTCTGTGCGATGGCGGGTCGGATCACGATCGCCGAAGTCGAGGAGCTGGTCGAGCCTGGCGCGATCGTTCCCGAAGACGTGCACCTGCCGGGCATCTTCGTGCAACGGGTCGTTCCCGTCGGTGCGGAGGGGAAACGCATCGAGCGCGTGACCACCAGAAAGGCGGTCTCCTGA